The Verrucomicrobiia bacterium sequence GCCTGCGCCAGGAAACCATTTCGTTGATAGAGAACGGGAATGAGGCTGCCAAGCTCGAAACAATCCTGAAAGTCCTTTCCGCCCTGGACCTTGAATTTCGTATTGCATCGCGTTCCAAAGGAGACTTGGGCATAGAAACTGATTTTTGATGCCGCGGAAGCCTACAAATACACCGTTACGGGTCCTCCTAAATAACCGGTTGGTCGGCCGGCTTTTGAAAGAGACGAGCGGGGCTATCTCGTTTCAATACGATGAGAGTTGGTTATCCTGGAGCAATACCTTCCCGATTT is a genomic window containing:
- a CDS encoding helix-turn-helix domain-containing protein, which codes for MSDLARDPKQIGNLIRRARKRRGLSQGALGAKAGLRQETISLIENGNEAAKLETILKVLSALDLEFRIASRSKGDLGIETDF